One Kineococcus radiotolerans SRS30216 = ATCC BAA-149 DNA window includes the following coding sequences:
- a CDS encoding ATP-binding protein, which produces MPVLPPAAGGPRAPELVGRAPELDALERALDDARAGTSGAVLVEADAGVGKSRLVAELADRARARGGTVLVGHCASAGSGALPYLPFVEALEPLRRSAAQDWWFGDRPGPGEPGLSQLQLFDAVAGVLAAAARENEVLLVLEDLHWADGASLGLLTFLLRRLRGERLLVVATVRTDDLHRRHPLRPVLAELARLPAVRRVVLNPFDVDEMRRFLRALAGHDPDPATLRRIHQRAEGNAYYAAELLLAGPGRDGRLPSALADVVIGRVESLPAEVADLVRAAAVGGRRVRHDLLRAATGAGEDDVERAVRAAVTAGVLDVDGQDGYAFHHALLHEAVYEDLLPGERVRLHAAFARVVADSAAAGRPLASAAELAHHARRSHDLAGALVAGIAAADEAERLRAPAEAWHHVEEALPLWDAVPDAAACTGTTLMALTVRASELAAPPGTPPARPCWPAGPWTCCPPTPRPPSPPRSTASARRRCGPATATRRPWSRRTRRSGAGARTPRRRRRSAGRPRSPPGASCTWTGSRSPAARPSARWPWPPRAVSPAPRPTPSPPSAGWTTSPGRWPTPTPSSHAPRARPSGPATSRPRCGPATTAPPTATTAATCPGPRRSSTTPAPGRPRWA; this is translated from the coding sequence GTGCCCGTCCTGCCGCCCGCCGCCGGGGGCCCCCGCGCGCCCGAGCTCGTCGGGCGCGCCCCCGAGCTCGACGCCCTCGAGCGCGCCCTCGACGACGCCCGGGCCGGCACCTCCGGCGCCGTGCTCGTCGAGGCCGACGCCGGGGTGGGCAAGTCCCGGCTCGTCGCCGAGCTCGCCGACCGCGCCCGGGCCCGCGGCGGCACCGTCCTCGTCGGCCACTGCGCCTCCGCCGGGAGCGGGGCCCTGCCCTACCTGCCCTTCGTCGAGGCCCTCGAACCGCTGCGCCGCAGCGCCGCGCAGGACTGGTGGTTCGGGGACCGCCCCGGGCCCGGGGAGCCCGGCCTGTCGCAGCTGCAGCTCTTCGACGCCGTCGCCGGGGTCCTGGCCGCCGCCGCCCGCGAGAACGAGGTCCTGCTGGTCCTCGAGGACCTGCACTGGGCCGACGGCGCCAGCCTCGGCCTGCTGACCTTCCTGCTGCGCCGGCTGCGCGGGGAGCGCCTGCTGGTCGTCGCCACCGTCCGCACCGACGACCTGCACCGCCGGCACCCGCTGCGCCCGGTCCTGGCCGAGCTGGCCCGCCTCCCGGCGGTGCGCCGCGTCGTCCTCAACCCCTTCGACGTGGACGAGATGCGGAGGTTCCTGCGCGCCCTGGCCGGGCACGACCCCGACCCCGCGACCCTGCGGCGGATCCACCAGCGCGCCGAGGGCAACGCCTACTACGCCGCGGAGCTCCTGCTCGCCGGTCCCGGCCGCGACGGCCGGCTGCCCAGCGCGCTGGCCGACGTGGTGATCGGGCGGGTCGAGTCGCTGCCCGCCGAGGTCGCCGACCTCGTCCGCGCCGCCGCCGTCGGGGGCCGCCGCGTCCGCCACGACCTGCTGCGCGCGGCCACGGGGGCCGGCGAGGACGACGTCGAGCGGGCGGTCCGGGCCGCCGTCACCGCCGGCGTCCTCGACGTCGACGGCCAGGACGGCTACGCCTTCCACCACGCCCTGCTGCACGAGGCCGTCTACGAGGACCTGCTGCCGGGGGAGCGGGTGCGCCTGCACGCCGCCTTCGCCCGGGTCGTCGCCGACTCCGCCGCGGCCGGGCGCCCCCTCGCCTCGGCCGCCGAGCTCGCCCACCACGCCCGGCGCAGCCACGACCTCGCGGGGGCGCTGGTCGCCGGGATCGCCGCCGCCGACGAGGCCGAACGGCTGCGGGCCCCCGCCGAGGCCTGGCACCACGTCGAGGAGGCGCTGCCGCTGTGGGACGCGGTGCCCGACGCCGCCGCGTGCACCGGGACCACCCTGATGGCCCTCACCGTGCGCGCCTCGGAGCTGGCCGCACCGCCGGGGACCCCGCCCGCTCGGCCCTGCTGGCCCGCGGGGCCGTGGACCTGCTGCCCGCCGACGCCGCGCCCGCCGTCGCCGCCGAGGTCCACCGCCAGTGCGCGGCGGCGCTGTGGGCCTGCGACCGCGACGAGGAGGCCCTGGAGCAGGCGCACGCGGCGCAGCGGCGCGGGGGCGAGGACCCCGCGGCGGCGCCGGCGGTCTGCTGGGCGACCGCGATCGCCGCCCGGTGCTTCCTGCACCTGGACCGGTTCGCGGAGTCCCGCCGCGAGGCCGAGCGCGCGCTGGCCCTGGCCGCCGCGGGCGGTCTCGCCGGCGCCGAGGCCGACGCCCTCACCACCCTCGGCGGGCTGGACAACCTCGCCGGGGCGCTGGCCGACGCCGACGCCCTCTTCGCACGCGCCGCGCGCGCGGCCGAGCGGGCCGGCCACCTCGAGACCGCGCTGCGGGCCCGCTACAACCGCGCCGCCGACCGCTACGACCGCGGCGACCTGCCCGGGGCCACGCAGGTCCTCGACGACTCCTGCGCCTGGGCGGCCTCGGTGGGCCTGA
- a CDS encoding MBL fold metallo-hydrolase: protein MNAITTGPALLDAVHVGPMDNVAYLVTCRRTGRRALVDAAAEPATLLDLVGGDLDLVVTTHRHHDHVGALAAVVEATGARTAAGDADADHLPLPVQQRLHHGDVLHVGDVPLEVVHLRGHTPGSVALVLCDPQGPDHVLTGDSLFPGGVGNTRGDAAAFAQLLDDVTARLFDVLDDDTVVHPGHGAPTTIGAERPALPEWRARGW from the coding sequence GTGAACGCGATCACCACCGGCCCGGCCCTGCTCGACGCCGTGCACGTGGGGCCGATGGACAACGTCGCCTACCTCGTCACCTGCCGCCGCACCGGCCGGCGGGCGCTCGTCGACGCCGCCGCCGAACCCGCCACGCTGCTCGACCTCGTCGGCGGCGACCTCGACCTCGTCGTCACCACCCACCGCCACCACGACCACGTGGGGGCGCTCGCCGCCGTCGTCGAGGCCACCGGCGCGCGCACCGCGGCCGGCGACGCCGACGCCGACCACCTGCCCCTGCCGGTGCAGCAGCGCCTGCACCACGGCGACGTCCTCCACGTCGGCGACGTGCCGCTGGAGGTCGTCCACCTGCGCGGGCACACCCCCGGGTCGGTCGCGCTGGTGCTGTGCGACCCGCAGGGGCCCGACCACGTCCTCACCGGCGACTCGCTGTTCCCCGGCGGGGTCGGCAACACCCGCGGCGACGCCGCCGCCTTCGCGCAGCTGCTCGACGACGTCACCGCGCGGCTCTTCGACGTGCTCGACGACGACACCGTCGTCCACCCCGGCCACGGGGCGCCGACGACGATCGGCGCCGAGCGCCCCGCCCTGCCGGAGTGGCGCGCCCGCGGCTGGTGA
- a CDS encoding PPOX class F420-dependent oxidoreductase, translated as MDLPEELLTLLRDRATCYVATTMPDGSPQLTQTWVDTDGTNIVINTVEGFQKLRNVQRDPRVAVTVADPANPSRYFAVRGRVVSVTTEGGEEGIEALAQKYLGGPYPWFGGRDQTRVVVTVAADRVHAVG; from the coding sequence ATGGACCTGCCCGAGGAACTCCTGACCCTCCTGCGCGATCGCGCCACCTGCTACGTCGCCACGACCATGCCCGACGGCTCCCCGCAGCTCACCCAGACCTGGGTGGACACCGACGGCACGAACATCGTCATCAACACCGTCGAGGGGTTCCAGAAGCTGCGCAACGTGCAGCGCGACCCGCGGGTGGCCGTCACCGTCGCCGACCCGGCGAACCCCAGCCGCTACTTCGCCGTGCGCGGGCGGGTCGTGTCGGTGACCACCGAGGGCGGGGAGGAGGGCATCGAGGCGCTGGCGCAGAAGTACCTCGGCGGCCCCTACCCCTGGTTCGGCGGGCGGGACCAGACGCGGGTCGTCGTCACCGTCGCCGCGGACCGGGTCCACGCGGTCGGCTGA
- a CDS encoding alpha/beta fold hydrolase, with protein sequence MDDVVATLVCLHALGGSRRAFDALTHELAGEFDVLALDLPGSGEAPVELGTSVQEMADHVVRQVPALLGGSREWVLLGHGAGGKIASVVTAQAVAGDLPVPSGVVLLAASPPGPEPMAEEQRARMLSWVADGAMDAAAVTEFVATRVGGPLGLAEAERVVADLLRTSPAAWRDWLERGSREDWSQRVGVLDVPALVVAGGADPDLGEDVQRRLNGAVYPRATFRTLAGAGHLLPLERPREVAAVLRASRPART encoded by the coding sequence ATGGACGACGTGGTCGCCACCCTCGTCTGCCTGCACGCCCTCGGCGGGAGCCGCCGCGCCTTCGACGCGCTGACGCACGAGCTGGCCGGGGAGTTCGACGTCCTCGCCCTGGACCTGCCCGGCTCCGGGGAGGCCCCCGTCGAGCTCGGGACCTCGGTGCAGGAGATGGCCGACCACGTCGTCCGGCAGGTCCCGGCCCTCCTCGGCGGCTCGCGGGAGTGGGTCCTGCTGGGGCACGGCGCGGGCGGGAAGATCGCCTCGGTGGTCACCGCGCAGGCCGTGGCCGGCGACCTCCCGGTGCCGTCGGGGGTCGTGCTGCTGGCCGCCTCCCCGCCCGGCCCCGAGCCGATGGCGGAGGAGCAGCGCGCGCGGATGCTGTCGTGGGTGGCCGACGGGGCGATGGACGCGGCCGCGGTCACCGAGTTCGTCGCCACCCGCGTCGGGGGCCCGCTGGGGCTCGCCGAGGCCGAACGGGTCGTGGCCGACCTGCTGCGCACCTCCCCCGCGGCGTGGCGGGACTGGCTGGAGCGGGGGTCGCGCGAGGACTGGTCGCAGCGGGTCGGGGTCCTCGACGTCCCGGCCCTCGTCGTGGCCGGCGGGGCGGACCCCGACCTCGGGGAGGACGTCCAGCGCCGGCTCAACGGCGCGGTCTACCCCCGCGCGACGTTCCGGACGCTGGCGGGGGCGGGCCACCTGCTGCCGCTGGAGCGTCCGCGCGAGGTCGCCGCCGTGCTCAGAGCTTCTCGACCGGCGCGTACCTGA
- the pcrA gene encoding DNA helicase PcrA, producing MSTLFDDLPLGPSSSGDPAPAPAPRRGADPDALLVGLNPQQRQAVEHAGSPLLIVAGAGSGKTRVLTHRIAYLLARGRATPGEVLAITFTNKAAAEMRERVGALVGDVVGMGARSMWVSTFHSACVRILRREATHLGMRTSFSIYDSADSQRLMAMVGRELDLDPKKHAPRAMAAMVSNLKNELVDEETFFDRANSEGGTETERVLARVYRTYQQRLRQANAMDFDDLIMSTVHLLQAFPDVAEHYRRRFRHVLVDEYQDTNHAQYVLVKELVGTGEGPVPRGELTVVGDADQSIYAFRGATIRNIVEFEQDYPDATTVLLEQNYRSTQNILTAANEVIKLNDDRRPKNLWTAAGAGEQIVGYVADDEHDEAAFVAEEVDRLHDAGALKYKDVAVFYRTNAQSRSLEEVFIRTGLPYKVVGGTRFYERREVKDAVAYLRVLDNPDDTVNLRRVINVPKRGIGERAEAALVVLADRERIGFNAALERADEAIGLVSRSLNAIKGFAQLIADLRTLAESGAAPSVVLEAVLEQTGYLAELRASADPQDESRVENLSELVAVAEEFSEENPEGTLSDFLERVSLVADADQIPVGAEDDGVVTLMTLHTAKGLEFPVVFLTGMEDGTFPHTRSLGDPDQLAEERRLAYVGLTRARERLYLSRSAVRSAWGAPQQYPPSRFLDEVPATLVDWKRGESAFQDVTSTSASTRVAQRPGVRSAGSRPVIALNPGDRVTHDSFGLGTVVRVEGEGDKTIAHIDFRSEGVKRLLLRYAPVEKL from the coding sequence ATGAGCACTCTCTTCGACGACCTCCCGCTGGGCCCCTCCTCGAGCGGCGACCCGGCCCCCGCGCCGGCCCCGCGCCGGGGGGCCGACCCGGACGCGCTGCTGGTCGGGCTGAACCCCCAGCAGCGCCAGGCCGTCGAGCACGCCGGGTCCCCGCTGCTCATCGTCGCCGGCGCCGGGTCGGGCAAGACGCGGGTGCTCACCCACCGCATCGCGTACCTGCTGGCCCGCGGGCGCGCCACGCCGGGGGAGGTCCTCGCGATCACCTTCACCAACAAGGCCGCCGCCGAGATGCGCGAACGCGTCGGCGCCCTCGTCGGCGACGTCGTGGGCATGGGTGCGCGCAGCATGTGGGTCTCCACGTTCCACTCCGCCTGCGTGCGGATCCTGCGCCGCGAGGCCACCCACCTGGGGATGCGGACGTCGTTCTCGATTTACGACTCCGCCGACTCCCAGCGGCTGATGGCGATGGTCGGGCGCGAGCTGGACCTGGACCCCAAGAAGCACGCGCCGCGCGCGATGGCGGCCATGGTGTCCAACCTCAAGAACGAGCTCGTCGACGAGGAGACGTTCTTCGACCGGGCGAACTCCGAGGGCGGCACCGAGACCGAGCGCGTCCTCGCGCGGGTCTACCGGACGTACCAGCAGCGGCTGCGGCAGGCCAACGCGATGGACTTCGACGACCTCATCATGTCCACGGTCCACCTGCTGCAGGCCTTCCCCGACGTCGCCGAGCACTACCGCCGCCGGTTCCGCCACGTCCTCGTCGACGAGTACCAGGACACCAACCACGCCCAGTACGTGCTGGTGAAGGAGCTCGTCGGCACCGGCGAGGGCCCCGTCCCGCGCGGGGAGCTCACCGTCGTCGGCGACGCCGACCAGTCGATCTACGCCTTCCGCGGCGCCACGATCCGCAACATCGTCGAGTTCGAGCAGGACTACCCCGACGCGACGACGGTGCTGCTGGAGCAGAACTACCGCTCCACGCAGAACATCCTCACCGCCGCCAACGAGGTCATCAAGCTCAACGACGACCGCCGGCCCAAGAACCTCTGGACGGCCGCGGGCGCGGGCGAGCAGATCGTCGGCTACGTCGCCGACGACGAGCACGACGAGGCCGCGTTCGTGGCCGAGGAGGTCGACCGCCTCCACGACGCGGGGGCGCTGAAGTACAAGGACGTCGCGGTCTTCTACCGGACGAACGCGCAGTCGCGCTCGCTGGAGGAGGTCTTCATCCGCACCGGCCTGCCCTACAAGGTGGTCGGCGGGACCCGCTTCTACGAGCGCCGGGAGGTCAAGGACGCCGTCGCGTACCTGCGCGTCCTGGACAACCCCGACGACACCGTGAACCTGCGCCGGGTCATCAACGTCCCCAAGCGCGGGATCGGCGAGCGCGCCGAGGCCGCGCTCGTCGTGCTCGCCGACCGGGAGCGGATCGGCTTCAACGCCGCCCTGGAGCGCGCCGACGAGGCGATCGGACTGGTGTCCCGCTCGCTCAACGCGATCAAGGGCTTCGCGCAGCTGATCGCGGACCTGCGCACCCTGGCCGAGTCCGGCGCCGCGCCCTCCGTGGTGCTGGAGGCCGTGCTGGAGCAGACCGGCTACCTCGCCGAGCTGCGCGCCAGCGCCGACCCGCAGGACGAGTCGCGGGTGGAGAACCTCTCCGAGCTCGTCGCCGTGGCCGAGGAGTTCTCCGAGGAGAACCCCGAGGGCACCCTGTCGGACTTCCTCGAACGCGTCTCGCTGGTCGCCGACGCCGACCAGATCCCCGTGGGGGCCGAGGACGACGGCGTCGTCACCCTCATGACCCTGCACACCGCCAAGGGCCTGGAGTTCCCCGTCGTCTTCCTCACCGGGATGGAGGACGGGACCTTCCCGCACACCCGCTCCCTGGGCGACCCGGACCAGCTGGCCGAGGAGCGCCGGCTGGCCTACGTCGGGCTCACCCGGGCCCGGGAACGCCTCTACCTCTCGCGCTCGGCGGTGCGCAGCGCGTGGGGCGCCCCGCAGCAGTACCCGCCGTCGCGGTTCCTCGACGAGGTCCCGGCGACGCTGGTGGACTGGAAGCGTGGGGAGTCCGCGTTCCAGGACGTCACCTCCACGTCGGCCTCGACGCGGGTCGCGCAGCGGCCGGGGGTCCGCTCGGCGGGCAGCCGCCCGGTGATCGCCCTCAACCCCGGCGACCGCGTCACCCACGACTCCTTCGGGCTCGGCACCGTCGTGCGGGTGGAGGGCGAGGGGGACAAGACCATCGCCCACATCGACTTCCGCTCCGAGGGCGTCAAGCGGCTGCTGCTCAGGTACGCGCCGGTCGAGAAGCTCTGA
- a CDS encoding TetR/AcrR family transcriptional regulator has protein sequence MTKEQIDEEILETAAALFARHGIGQTSLQRVADAVGYSKTGLLHRFPTKEALEEATVAHAVERVERIAARVSPLPPGPARDRAVLEALADLAEHRPGLVSFLLTALSQGSAAAGRLDVLGEVVFRSFGAGSVPAGEPLPPEAVARGVRITSAIGGLAVTSLAFCDLAPGAVRPHLLAAALGALGHPDQED, from the coding sequence ATGACGAAGGAGCAGATCGACGAGGAGATCCTCGAGACCGCCGCCGCGCTCTTCGCCCGGCACGGGATCGGGCAGACCTCCCTGCAGCGCGTGGCCGACGCCGTCGGCTACTCCAAGACCGGTCTCCTGCACCGGTTCCCCACCAAGGAGGCGCTGGAGGAGGCCACCGTCGCCCACGCCGTCGAGCGCGTCGAGCGCATCGCCGCCCGCGTCTCCCCCCTGCCCCCCGGCCCCGCCCGCGACCGCGCCGTCCTCGAGGCCCTCGCCGACCTCGCCGAGCACCGCCCCGGCCTGGTGTCCTTCCTGCTCACCGCCCTCAGCCAGGGCTCGGCGGCGGCCGGACGCCTCGACGTCCTCGGCGAGGTGGTCTTCCGCTCCTTCGGCGCCGGCTCCGTGCCCGCCGGGGAACCCCTGCCCCCCGAGGCCGTCGCCCGCGGGGTCCGCATCACCAGCGCCATCGGCGGTCTCGCCGTCACGTCGCTGGCCTTCTGCGACCTCGCCCCGGGCGCCGTGCGCCCGCACCTGCTCGCCGCCGCCCTCGGCGCGCTCGGCCACCCCGACCAGGAGGACTGA